The Janthinobacterium lividum genome has a window encoding:
- the egtD gene encoding L-histidine N(alpha)-methyltransferase, with product MTMPLAQQQSDFRPASPTSAASAASATPATIAEISSGLLARDAWTSPKYLYDALGSTLFEAICALPEYYPTRTEAAIFARHGAEIAHAVGPGSTLIDLGAGNCAKAASLFPLLHPAQYVAVDISYDFLSESLNRLHQRFPHIEMTGLGLDFSSRLDLPDSVREARRLFFYPGSSIGNFAPEQAIAFLRRLRANADGNGGLLIGVDLIKDDAILDAAYDDALGVTAAFNLNMLRHVNGLIGADFDVRAWQHHGFFNADERRVEMHLEARSEQVVHWKGGQRRFAKGERIHTEDSYKYTRASFVGLLEQAGFSTVQVWTDPQQWFAVIYARAIRD from the coding sequence ATGACCATGCCACTTGCGCAACAGCAGTCCGATTTCCGCCCCGCCAGCCCCACCAGCGCGGCCAGCGCTGCCAGCGCCACTCCTGCCACGATAGCCGAGATCAGCAGCGGCCTGCTGGCGCGCGATGCCTGGACTTCGCCCAAGTACCTGTACGACGCGCTGGGTTCTACACTGTTCGAGGCCATCTGTGCGTTGCCCGAGTACTATCCGACCCGCACCGAGGCGGCCATCTTCGCCCGCCACGGCGCCGAAATCGCGCACGCCGTGGGACCGGGCAGCACCCTGATCGACCTGGGCGCGGGCAATTGCGCCAAGGCCGCCAGCCTGTTTCCCTTGCTGCACCCGGCCCAGTATGTGGCCGTGGATATTTCCTATGATTTCCTCAGTGAATCGCTGAACCGGCTGCATCAGCGCTTTCCGCACATCGAAATGACGGGCCTGGGCCTGGATTTCTCCAGCCGCCTGGACTTGCCCGACAGCGTGCGCGAGGCGCGGCGCCTGTTCTTCTATCCCGGCTCGTCGATCGGCAATTTCGCGCCTGAGCAAGCCATCGCCTTCCTGCGCCGCCTGCGCGCGAATGCGGATGGCAATGGGGGCCTGCTGATCGGTGTCGACCTGATCAAGGATGACGCCATCCTCGACGCCGCCTATGACGACGCGCTGGGCGTCACGGCCGCCTTCAACCTGAACATGTTGCGCCACGTGAACGGGCTGATCGGCGCCGACTTCGACGTGCGCGCGTGGCAGCACCACGGCTTTTTCAATGCCGACGAGCGTCGAGTCGAGATGCACCTGGAAGCGCGCAGCGAGCAAGTTGTCCACTGGAAAGGCGGCCAGCGGCGCTTCGCGAAAGGCGAGCGCATCCATACGGAAGACAGCTATAAATACACGCGCGCAAGCTTCGTCGGCTTGCTGGAGCAGGCAGGCTTTTCCACCGTGCAAGTCTGGACGGACCCGCAGCAGTGGTTCGCCGTTATCTATGCGCGCGCTATCAGAGACTAA
- a CDS encoding ABC transporter ATP-binding protein, protein MLELRHLSKSYANARPVLANISCRFKAGEFIAIMGDSGVGKSTLLNLIAGLDTPDAGAEAHPILVDGIAMSSLDDAAATRLRRARMGFIFQAFHVLPHLTLLQNVALPLLLNGLPQERAASMLEAVGLGGRGGDFPQQLSGGEMQRVAIARALVHKPALVLADEPTGNLDPDTAHSILQLLRAEIKANGSCAIMVTHSLAAAEMADRTMILTKSGLQNTTIVNQIDQTIS, encoded by the coding sequence ATGCTCGAATTGCGCCATCTGTCGAAGTCCTATGCCAATGCCCGTCCCGTGCTGGCCAACATTTCCTGCCGTTTCAAGGCCGGCGAATTCATCGCCATCATGGGCGACTCGGGCGTGGGCAAGTCGACCTTGCTGAACCTGATCGCCGGCCTCGATACGCCCGATGCGGGTGCCGAAGCGCACCCTATCCTGGTGGACGGCATAGCCATGTCCAGCCTCGATGACGCCGCCGCCACCCGGCTGCGTCGCGCCCGCATGGGCTTTATTTTCCAGGCCTTCCACGTATTGCCGCACCTGACCCTGCTGCAAAACGTGGCCCTGCCGCTGCTGCTCAACGGACTGCCCCAGGAGCGTGCCGCCAGCATGCTCGAGGCGGTCGGCCTGGGCGGACGCGGCGGCGACTTTCCACAGCAATTGTCCGGCGGCGAAATGCAGCGCGTGGCCATTGCCCGCGCGCTCGTGCACAAGCCAGCGCTGGTGCTGGCCGATGAGCCTACCGGCAACCTCGACCCGGATACGGCGCACAGCATCCTGCAATTGCTGCGCGCCGAAATCAAGGCCAACGGCAGTTGCGCGATCATGGTCACGCATTCGCTGGCCGCCGCCGAAATGGCGGACAGAACCATGATCCTGACGAAAAGCGGCTTACAAAATACAACAATCGTCAATCAAATTGATCAAACAATCAGTTAA
- a CDS encoding CHAT domain-containing protein: MSSDPLAPPVLRLTLTRDPLASAGDYPTASGWHGQTHVLSSARGIGSCRIALDIGPADVVQLLLCDGSSLLAGSLDLPRYLGPATMARDGAPASIEVGMALRPQAARQPPGASRDGLGAWMLRAVRVYRCGAAAMTALAAAGAFQDRQLEQRLGLYRCGIEAGSMTAVASLPAGPEPVLLLLHGTASSTQHSFAGLWRNGLAPQLVAQYGNRIYGYEHRSLSDSPIENALALVRQLPHGALLHLLTHSRGGLVGELLARAQRIDSRGAVDLAGDGLERLSENTVGGEAFNSHDIEHYTAQARLGGRGGYDEDAARLRELGVELKTRAIRIARFVRVACPARGTTLMSGRLDRWASVMCNLLLHGGVSDGAMAFLLAVVQQRCDARILPGLEAMMPDSPLVALLNAPDVRVASPLHVLAGACSGDSLLGWLGDCLGDQLYGGQNDLVVNCASMAGGATRSTPVRQLLLRGPHTHHLNYFERAPSSLAAVQALTGNETAYQPLPGIEHGPLARGGEVPKRRARAPIVLLLPDIMGSHLQVGSNRIWFDPVNLVEGRIERLAVGQPHIVSAGWIESCYEPFARFLAQSQEVRPFTYDWRLSLQHSSNAFLPVLDDAMRDAEQRGLPLRIVAHGMGGLVARLALKDRWQRFGALPGSRLLQVGTANRGTQAMVQVLLGRDRLVQMLACWIGWKHTRRQFLGFVRAFPGVLDMLPWPQAGRIDYFDADAWAQLAAGDGQAGLPGGWQAPEAQALAAARATVALLEAAPLDARHCSYLAGCADTPVALRLRDGGIETAWSPDGDGRTAWQGAVPDGVAACYLPVAHGDLLLQKETYPAIAQLLDNGQGANLPRHPPHAPGGAPPRFHPCAPDAMPLYPQPQELLDAAIGAAGPASAPDSRAPQLSLSVIHGSMASADAPVMSGCYASESLRGSMSFLDRLLAGKLQEIHALGRFPQRPDSALVVLQPDAARRPGGAIVIGLGALGELTPGELARAFAGGLLEYACVCLQVHAAGHVAAPPMGEHGLRVASLLSGSGYGGLSIALCVRAMIDGARSANRRLEDAGMACRIGHIAIYEQSEARAIAAAVAIEQIMAEARYQGSFTFERRIRHSPGGYRRILPSLSGDNGWRRVQIVAADLSGALRFTVLTDRAHNSVDEEPNQRQAVDGLIMDATDNTTDQPGLSRALYELMLPNGLKAAIPEMRGLILAVDQSAAIYPWELMRDEAGSEESPLSTRIGMVRQLASLREQPSAVSPPSNSVLVIGDTDSGLPELRAAQAEAQDVARMFGAYGYQVRELLRPQAQRVLVHLFDERYFAIHLAGHGEVAGPGIAHTGLVLGPKTRLTAAQVGKLKRVPQFVFINCCHLGDMRPDAIAPWSKLAASLATAFVEMGSQAVIAAGWRIDDQAASIFAHSFYHAMLSGEYFGDAVRLAREAAYLQFPASNTWGAYQAYGDDRYRFPNTQSRPWQAPDYHYHGHLLADLETLHARLAGADPARRAAIEEKLASIEEAVRARFFGCADIRENMAATRAGLGGLDNTLRAIEHYRAAHSAADGKVGLRALAHWAELEIRQGAALCGLDAGAGIEVPAVPDRAQGRQLLQDGKQHIDLLVALAPTAQRLALLGRYWALQARLACGERHSGAAALRAMTDACLAALEEARRRSGVADCDLIFQVLAGALLLKAHGDSGAWRALDPQLGDLLHDAITYARQRHADEHRAIDAGAPVRAALLAALWQAPDGQPFDAPARAAFLALYHDAVRRHGSIGEPEAITAPLRFLLELLPPDSAETGLRSAVQALASQLQSSIPAISQALPRNGAHSAHPDSPAASS; the protein is encoded by the coding sequence ATGTCCAGCGATCCTCTTGCGCCGCCCGTGCTGCGCCTGACGCTCACGCGCGATCCCCTCGCCAGCGCCGGCGACTACCCCACCGCGTCCGGCTGGCATGGCCAGACCCATGTGCTGTCCAGCGCGCGCGGCATCGGCAGCTGCCGCATCGCCCTCGATATCGGCCCGGCCGATGTGGTGCAACTGCTGCTGTGCGACGGCAGTTCGCTGCTGGCAGGTAGCCTGGACCTGCCACGCTACCTGGGGCCGGCCACGATGGCACGTGACGGCGCGCCCGCCAGCATCGAAGTGGGAATGGCCTTGCGCCCCCAAGCGGCGCGCCAGCCGCCCGGCGCCAGCCGCGACGGCCTGGGCGCCTGGATGCTGCGGGCCGTGCGCGTGTACCGCTGCGGCGCCGCCGCCATGACGGCGCTGGCGGCGGCGGGCGCCTTCCAGGACCGCCAGCTGGAACAGCGCCTGGGCCTGTACCGCTGCGGCATCGAAGCGGGCAGCATGACGGCCGTCGCCAGCCTGCCCGCCGGGCCGGAACCGGTGCTGCTGCTGTTGCACGGCACGGCCTCGTCGACCCAGCACAGCTTTGCCGGCCTGTGGCGCAATGGCCTGGCGCCGCAACTGGTGGCGCAGTACGGCAACCGCATCTATGGCTATGAGCACCGCAGCCTCAGCGACAGCCCCATCGAGAACGCGCTGGCCCTCGTGCGCCAGTTGCCGCACGGGGCCTTGCTGCACCTGCTGACCCATTCGCGCGGCGGCCTGGTGGGCGAATTGCTGGCGCGGGCGCAGCGCATCGACAGCCGCGGCGCCGTCGACCTGGCCGGCGACGGCCTGGAGCGATTGAGCGAAAACACCGTGGGCGGCGAAGCGTTCAACAGCCACGATATCGAGCACTACACGGCGCAGGCGCGGCTGGGCGGACGCGGCGGCTACGACGAGGATGCGGCGCGCCTGCGCGAACTGGGCGTGGAGCTGAAGACGCGCGCCATCCGCATCGCCCGCTTTGTGCGCGTGGCCTGCCCGGCGCGCGGCACCACCTTGATGTCGGGCCGGCTCGACCGCTGGGCCAGCGTGATGTGCAACCTGCTGCTCCACGGCGGCGTTTCCGATGGCGCCATGGCCTTCCTGCTGGCCGTGGTGCAGCAGCGCTGCGACGCGCGCATCCTGCCGGGCCTGGAAGCGATGATGCCCGACTCGCCCCTGGTGGCGCTGCTCAACGCGCCCGACGTGCGCGTGGCCAGCCCGCTGCATGTACTGGCCGGCGCGTGCAGCGGCGATAGCCTGCTGGGCTGGCTGGGCGACTGCCTGGGCGACCAGCTGTACGGCGGGCAGAACGACCTGGTGGTCAATTGCGCCTCGATGGCCGGCGGCGCCACGCGCAGCACGCCGGTGCGGCAACTCTTGCTGCGCGGGCCGCACACGCACCACCTGAACTACTTCGAGCGCGCGCCGTCCAGCCTGGCTGCCGTGCAGGCGCTCACCGGCAACGAAACCGCCTACCAGCCACTGCCCGGCATCGAGCACGGCCCGCTGGCGCGCGGCGGCGAAGTGCCGAAACGGCGCGCGCGCGCGCCCATCGTGCTGCTGCTGCCCGACATCATGGGCAGCCACCTGCAAGTGGGCAGCAACCGCATCTGGTTCGATCCCGTCAACCTGGTCGAAGGACGCATCGAACGCCTGGCCGTGGGCCAGCCGCACATCGTCAGCGCCGGCTGGATCGAATCCTGCTATGAACCGTTTGCCCGCTTTCTCGCGCAAAGCCAGGAAGTGCGCCCTTTTACCTATGACTGGCGCCTCTCGCTGCAGCACTCCAGCAACGCCTTCCTGCCCGTGCTCGACGACGCCATGCGCGACGCCGAACAGCGCGGACTCCCCTTGCGCATCGTTGCCCACGGCATGGGCGGACTGGTGGCGCGCCTGGCCCTGAAAGACCGCTGGCAACGCTTCGGCGCCCTGCCCGGCAGCCGCCTGCTGCAGGTGGGCACGGCCAACCGTGGCACGCAGGCGATGGTACAAGTGCTGCTGGGACGCGACCGGCTGGTGCAGATGCTGGCTTGCTGGATAGGCTGGAAGCACACGCGGCGCCAGTTTCTCGGCTTCGTGCGCGCCTTTCCCGGCGTGCTGGACATGCTGCCATGGCCGCAGGCGGGCCGCATCGATTATTTCGACGCCGACGCCTGGGCACAGCTGGCCGCCGGTGACGGACAAGCTGGCCTGCCCGGCGGCTGGCAGGCGCCAGAGGCCCAGGCGCTGGCCGCGGCGCGCGCCACCGTGGCGTTGCTGGAAGCGGCCCCGCTCGACGCCCGCCATTGCAGCTACCTGGCCGGCTGTGCCGACACGCCGGTGGCGCTGCGCCTGCGCGACGGCGGCATCGAGACAGCCTGGTCGCCGGACGGCGATGGCCGCACGGCCTGGCAAGGCGCGGTGCCGGACGGCGTGGCGGCCTGCTACTTGCCGGTGGCGCATGGCGACCTGCTGCTGCAAAAGGAAACCTACCCGGCCATCGCGCAGCTGCTCGACAACGGCCAGGGCGCCAACCTGCCGCGGCACCCGCCGCACGCGCCTGGCGGCGCCCCGCCCCGTTTCCATCCGTGCGCCCCCGACGCCATGCCGCTGTACCCGCAGCCGCAGGAATTGCTCGACGCGGCCATCGGCGCCGCCGGCCCCGCCAGCGCGCCTGACAGCCGCGCGCCGCAGCTGAGCCTATCCGTCATCCACGGCAGCATGGCTTCGGCCGACGCGCCCGTCATGAGCGGCTGCTACGCGTCCGAATCGCTGCGCGGCAGCATGAGCTTCCTGGACCGCCTGCTGGCGGGCAAGCTGCAGGAAATCCACGCGCTGGGACGCTTTCCGCAACGTCCCGACTCCGCCCTGGTGGTGCTGCAGCCCGATGCGGCGCGCCGGCCCGGCGGCGCCATCGTCATCGGCCTGGGCGCGCTGGGCGAACTGACGCCGGGCGAACTGGCGCGCGCCTTTGCCGGCGGCCTGCTCGAATACGCGTGCGTGTGCCTGCAGGTGCACGCCGCCGGCCATGTGGCCGCGCCGCCGATGGGCGAGCACGGTTTGCGCGTGGCCAGCCTGCTGTCCGGTTCCGGCTACGGCGGCTTGAGCATCGCCCTGTGCGTGCGGGCCATGATCGACGGCGCGCGCAGCGCCAACCGGCGCCTGGAAGACGCGGGCATGGCTTGCCGCATCGGCCATATCGCCATCTACGAACAGTCGGAGGCGCGCGCCATCGCCGCCGCCGTGGCCATCGAACAGATCATGGCCGAGGCGCGCTACCAGGGCAGCTTCACGTTCGAGCGGCGCATCCGCCACAGCCCGGGCGGCTACCGGCGCATCCTGCCCAGCCTGAGCGGCGACAATGGCTGGCGCCGCGTGCAGATCGTCGCCGCCGATCTCTCCGGCGCCCTGCGCTTCACCGTGCTGACGGACCGCGCCCACAACAGCGTCGACGAGGAGCCGAACCAGCGGCAAGCCGTCGATGGCCTGATCATGGACGCCACCGACAACACCACCGACCAGCCAGGCCTGTCGCGCGCCCTGTACGAACTGATGCTGCCCAATGGCCTGAAGGCGGCCATCCCCGAAATGCGCGGCCTGATCCTGGCCGTCGACCAGAGCGCCGCCATCTATCCATGGGAGCTGATGCGCGACGAGGCGGGCAGCGAGGAAAGCCCGCTGTCGACGCGCATCGGCATGGTGCGCCAGTTGGCCAGCCTGCGCGAGCAGCCATCCGCCGTCAGCCCGCCCAGCAACAGCGTGCTGGTGATCGGCGACACCGATTCCGGCCTGCCCGAACTGCGCGCCGCGCAAGCCGAGGCGCAGGACGTGGCGCGCATGTTCGGCGCGTACGGCTACCAGGTGCGCGAGCTGCTGCGCCCGCAGGCGCAGCGCGTGCTGGTGCACCTGTTCGACGAGCGCTACTTCGCCATCCACCTGGCCGGCCACGGTGAAGTGGCCGGCCCCGGCATCGCCCATACGGGCCTGGTGCTGGGACCGAAGACGCGGCTGACGGCGGCGCAGGTGGGCAAGCTCAAACGCGTGCCGCAATTCGTCTTCATCAATTGCTGCCACCTGGGCGACATGCGCCCGGACGCCATCGCGCCGTGGTCGAAACTGGCCGCCAGCCTGGCCACGGCCTTCGTTGAAATGGGTTCGCAGGCGGTGATCGCGGCCGGCTGGCGCATCGACGACCAGGCGGCCAGCATCTTCGCGCACAGCTTTTATCACGCCATGCTGAGCGGCGAGTACTTCGGCGACGCCGTGCGCCTGGCGCGCGAGGCGGCATATCTGCAGTTCCCCGCCTCGAATACCTGGGGCGCCTACCAGGCGTATGGCGATGACCGCTACCGCTTTCCGAACACCCAGAGCCGGCCCTGGCAAGCGCCCGACTACCATTACCACGGCCACCTGCTGGCCGACCTGGAAACCCTGCACGCACGCCTGGCGGGCGCCGATCCTGCGCGCCGCGCGGCCATCGAGGAAAAGCTGGCCAGCATCGAGGAAGCCGTGCGCGCGCGCTTCTTCGGCTGCGCCGACATCCGCGAAAACATGGCCGCCACGCGGGCCGGCCTCGGTGGCCTGGACAACACCCTGCGCGCCATCGAACACTACAGGGCGGCGCACAGCGCGGCCGACGGCAAGGTGGGCTTGCGCGCGCTGGCGCACTGGGCGGAACTGGAAATACGCCAGGGCGCGGCCCTGTGCGGCCTCGATGCGGGCGCCGGCATCGAGGTGCCTGCCGTGCCGGATAGGGCGCAGGGACGACAGTTGCTGCAGGACGGAAAACAGCATATCGACCTGCTGGTGGCGCTGGCGCCCACGGCGCAGCGCCTGGCCCTGCTGGGACGCTACTGGGCCTTGCAGGCGCGCCTGGCCTGCGGCGAAAGACATTCCGGCGCGGCGGCCCTGCGCGCCATGACGGACGCCTGCCTGGCCGCGCTGGAAGAAGCGCGGCGGCGCAGCGGCGTGGCCGACTGCGACCTGATTTTCCAGGTGCTGGCGGGCGCCCTGCTATTGAAAGCCCATGGCGACAGCGGCGCCTGGCGCGCGCTCGATCCGCAACTGGGGGACTTGCTGCACGACGCCATCACCTATGCGCGCCAGCGCCACGCGGACGAACACCGCGCCATCGACGCCGGCGCCCCCGTGCGCGCCGCCCTGCTGGCGGCCCTGTGGCAGGCACCGGACGGCCAGCCCTTCGACGCGCCCGCGCGCGCCGCTTTCCTGGCCCTGTACCACGACGCCGTGCGGCGCCACGGCAGCATCGGCGAACCCGAGGCGATCACGGCGCCGCTGCGCTTCCTGCTCGAACTGCTGCCGCCCGACAGCGCGGAGACCGGCTTGCGCAGCGCCGTGCAGGCGCTGGCCAGCCAGCTGCAGTCCTCAATTCCCGCTATCAGCCAGGCACTACCCCGTAATGGCGCGCATAGCGCTCATCCAGATTCGCCAGCGGCATCATCATGA
- a CDS encoding GNAT family N-acyltransferase yields MQNIIALNEAKARPVQLVLSQATTAAEVREVQRLRYKVFIETMGLTSLANADGLDSDEFDAHCDHLIVRDADTLKVVGTYRVLSAAKAAKIGRLYSENEFDLSRLKNLRGRMVEAGRACIHPKYRGGSVIMLLWSGLAEYMRRERCDYLVGCASISLADGGHNAVAVYQALAEKHMAPSEYRVTPHLPFPIHQVEAAHKPQVPPLIKGYLRSGAWICGEPAWDPDFESADMFMMMPLANLDERYARHYGVVPG; encoded by the coding sequence ATGCAAAACATAATCGCATTAAACGAAGCCAAGGCCCGGCCAGTCCAACTGGTGCTGAGCCAGGCCACTACCGCGGCGGAAGTGCGCGAAGTCCAGCGTTTGCGTTACAAGGTGTTTATCGAAACCATGGGCCTGACGTCGCTGGCCAACGCCGATGGCCTTGACAGCGATGAATTCGACGCGCACTGCGATCACCTGATCGTGCGCGACGCCGATACCCTGAAAGTGGTGGGCACCTACCGCGTGCTGAGCGCGGCCAAGGCGGCCAAGATCGGCCGGCTGTATTCGGAAAACGAATTCGACCTGAGCCGCCTGAAGAACCTGCGCGGCCGCATGGTCGAAGCGGGCCGCGCCTGCATCCACCCGAAATACCGGGGCGGCAGCGTGATCATGCTGCTGTGGTCGGGCCTGGCCGAGTACATGCGCCGCGAGCGCTGCGACTACCTGGTCGGCTGCGCCAGCATCAGCCTGGCCGATGGCGGCCATAACGCCGTCGCCGTGTACCAGGCGCTGGCCGAAAAGCACATGGCCCCAAGCGAGTACCGCGTCACGCCGCACCTGCCTTTCCCCATCCACCAGGTGGAAGCGGCGCACAAGCCGCAGGTGCCGCCGCTGATCAAGGGCTACCTGCGTTCGGGCGCGTGGATTTGCGGCGAACCGGCATGGGATCCTGATTTCGAAAGCGCCGACATGTTCATGATGATGCCGCTGGCGAATCTGGATGAGCGCTATGCGCGCCATTACGGGGTAGTGCCTGGCTGA